The Vicia villosa cultivar HV-30 ecotype Madison, WI linkage group LG1, Vvil1.0, whole genome shotgun sequence genome includes a region encoding these proteins:
- the LOC131603936 gene encoding uncharacterized protein LOC131603936: protein MREQLKNRPQEVPEEDFKKLLEYWRDENTKEVSHQNAQNIVQLKWRHRMGNKGFAVIREKMRESNEDKEPPTQAEMFIATRQSRKRKELDQETNHAITKLQDLIENHGKTSSEAFESVLGKQKPGRMRCYGRTTTPTLLKRNEEIARLKREHPAEVRQFNDRIQEMEEKRRQDKEETDRKIQLLLKTVLNQNTSVEYRCPGSFDINSCNRC, encoded by the exons ATGCGCGAGCAGCTAAAGAACCGTCCACAAGAAGTACCAGAAGAAGATTTTAAAAAGCTTTTGGAGTATTGGAGAGATGAAAACACTAAA GAAGTAAGTCATCAAAATGCCCAAAATATAGTTCAATTGAAATGGAGACATCGAATGGGGAATAAAGGCTTTGCTGTTATAAGAGAAAAAATG CGTGAAAGTAATGAAGATAAAGAACCTCCGACTCAAGCTGAAATGTTCATTGCTACTCGACAAAGTAGAAAAAGAAAGGAGTTGGATCAAGAAACCAACCATGCAATT ACAAAgcttcaagacttgattgaaaaTCATGGaaaaacttcttcagaagctttTGAAAGCGTATTAGGCAAACAAAAACCTGGGAGAATGCGTTGCTACGGAAGAACCACAACACCGACTCTCTTGAAAAGAAATGAAGAAATTGCAAGACTTAAAAGAGAGCATCCTGCTGAGGTTAGACAATTTAATGATAGGATACAGGAGATGGAGGAGAAACGTCGTCAAGACAAAGAGGAAACAGATAGAAAAATTCAGCTTCTTCTTAAGAccgttttgaatcaaaatacctcAGTTGAATATAGATGCCCTGGCAGCTTTGATATCAACTCCTGCAACCGATGCTAA
- the LOC131633251 gene encoding uncharacterized protein LOC131633251 isoform X1, with amino-acid sequence MESRESTTPSVPSTNNRDAPSAAAEVDDGLFSLAKDAAVHYQSGKFVECVEVMNQLLQKKPNDPKVLHNIAIAEFFRDGCSDPKKLLEVIYGIKFIQRKYDELTLTSGDQGEPVNNVANKVAFGSKGSNNTDTIHPDEFESTAAALNIAIIWFHLHDYAKTVSVLEPLFQRIDPITDQSTALHICLLLLDASLACHDASKSADVLTYLEKLFSGGTASQGDYGNTAQQQSANLISKSAPVTISESAADPSSSDLGSSANTSENHLSRTLSEDGLDYEAMILDMGGQNLTRPTGPSSNVLSRALVDRFSSLDLKLKLQLYKVQFLILTRNLKIAKREVKLAMNIARGRDSSRALLLKSQLEYARGNHRKAIKLLMASSSNRTDTEFSSIFNNNLGCIYYQLGKYQTSSIFFSKALTNCSSLRKEQPIKLSTFSQDISLLIIYNCGMQHLACGKPILAARCFQKASLVFYKQPLLWLRLSECCLMALEKGLIKSCRVPSEKLEVGACVVGLEKWRQLVVKDQIPGNGHLESSRGNEHSPSEDGCLKLSMSLARQCLLNALHLLDSYSTNRLKSGLPSNSSVENDTSEVLPSKNSSRKNSHVIDSKAFSGSIGLGQVNSNGDTKEQKGGASQELFQNSLSYYEDVCRRDNQLVKQAVLANLAYVELELDNPVKALAAAKSLFELPECSRIYLFLGHVYAAEALCLLNRPKEAAEYLSYYLSGGNNVELPFSQEDCEKLQVERTVEFEEVNVGSTAAKGSLQDTQSIVFLKPEEARAAIYANFAVMSAMQGEFEKASMLVTQALSILPNSPEATLTAVYVDLLLGKQQEALAKLKSCSRIRFLPSGVTLNKSS; translated from the exons ATGGAATCTCGTGAATCAACAACACCTTCTGTTCCGTCAACCAACAACCGTGATGCTCCTTCTGCCGCCGCGGAAGTTGACGACGGCCTTTTCTCTCTCGCCAAAGACGCTGCTGTGCATTATCAATCTGGCAAGTTCGTTGAATGCGTCGAGGTTATGAATCAGCTCTTGCAAAAGAAACCTAACGATCCAAAG GTCCTTCATAATATAGCAATTGCAGAATTCTTCCGAGATGGTTGTTCAGATCCCAAAAAGTTGCTTGAAGTAATCTACGGCATCAAG TTCATTCAGAGAAAATACGACGAGCTTACCCTGACTTCTGGGGATCAAGGAGAGCCAGTTAACAACGTCGCAAATAAAGTTGCTTTTGGATCCAAAGGAAGCAATAATACTGACACAATACATCCAGATGAATTTGAATCTACTGCCGCAGCTCTAAATATT GCCATCATCTGGTTTCATCTTCATGACTATGCAAAGACGGTATCAGTTTTGGAGCCCCTATTTCAAAGGATTGACCCCATAACTGAC CAGTCAACAGCTCTACATATTTGTCTTCTGCTGCTTGATGCTAGCCTTGCTTGCCATGATGCATCAAAATCAGCT GATGTGTTGACTTATCTGGAGAAGCTATTTAGTGGTGGTACTGCGAGTCAAGGCGACTATGGAAATACAGCTCAGCAACAATCTGCAAATCTAATCTCTAAGTCTGCACCTGTCACCATTAGTGAATCTGCTGCTGATCCATCCAGTTCTGATTTAGGCTCAAGTGCTAATACATCTGAAAATCATCTATCCAGAACTTTGTCTGAAGATGGGCTTGATTATGAAGCCATGATTTTGGATATGGGTGGACAAAATTTAACTAGGCCAACGGGCCCGTCTTCAAATGTTCTTTCTAGAGCTTTGGTTGACaggttttcttctcttgatttaaAGCTCAAGTTGCAACTTTACAAAGTACAGTTTCTAATTCTTACTAGGAACCTGAAGATAGCAAAAAGAGAAGTCAAGCTGGCTATGAACATTGCACGTGGACGAGATTCATCCAGGGCTTTGCTTTTGAAATCTCAGCTTGAATATGCTCGTGGTAACCACCGCAAGGCCATAAAGCTATTGATGGCATCAAGTAGTAATAGGACGGACACAGAATTTTCAAGCATATTTAACAACAATCTTGGGTGCATTTATTATCAGCTTGGGAAATATCAGACGTCCTCAATTTTCTTCTCAAAAGCATTAACTAATTGTTCGTCCTTGAGAAAGGAGCAACCAATAAAGCTGAGCACTTTCTCGCAGGATATTTCTCTCCTTATAATTTATAATTGTGGTATGCAGCACTTGGCTTGTGGAAAGCCAATACTTGCAGCTCGATGTTTTCAGAAGGCAAGCTTAGTCTTCTACAAACAGCCTCTCTTGTGGCTCCGACTCTCAGAATGCTGTCTGATGGCTTTAGAAAAGGGCCTGATCAAATCATGTCGGGTTCCTTCAGAGAAGTTGGAGGTTGGAGCTTGCGTTGTTGGGTTGGAAAAATGGAGGCAACTTGTTGTGAAAGATCAAATTCCAGGTAATGGACACTTGGAATCATCCAGAGGGAATGAACATAGTCCAAGTGAAGATGGTTGTCTGAAGTTATCGATGTCCCTTGCTCGACAGTGTCTCTTGAATGCTCTTCACTTGCTAGACTCGTACAGTACAAATCGTTTGAAATCTGGCTTGCCCTCTAATTCTTCTGTGGAGAATGATACAAGTGAAGTGTTACCttcaaagaattcaagtcgtaAAAATTCGCATGTTATTGATTCAAAGGCATTTTCAGGATCAATAGGTTTAGGTCAGGTAAATTCTAATGGGGACACAAAAGAACAGAAGGGAGGAGCTAGTCAGGAACTCTTTCAGAACTCCCTATCGTATTATGAAGATGTCTGTAGAAGAGATAATCAATTGGTTAAGCAAGCTGTTCTTGCTAATTTAGCTTATGTGGAGCTAGAATTGGACAATCCTGTGAAGGCACTAGCAGCTGCAAAATCTCTCTTTGAACTTCCAGAATGTTCCAGAATTTACCTTTTTTTAGGCCATGTTTATGCGGCAGAGGCTCTTTGCTTACTGAACAGACCAAAGGAAGCTGCTGAGTACTTATCATATTATTTGTCTGGAGGAAACAATGTTGAATTGCCATTCAGCCAAGAGGACTGTGAGAAATTGCAAGTAGAGAGGACTGTTGAATTTGAAGAGGTAAATGTTGGATCCACTGCTGCCAAGGGTTCTCTTCAGGATACGCAAAGTATTGTTTTCCTCAAGCCAGAGGAGGCACGTGCAGCAATTTATGCAAACTTTGCTGTAATGTCTGCAATGCAAGGTGAATTTGAGAAAGCCAGTATGTTGGTTACCCAGGCATTGTCCATATTGCCCAACAGTCCAGAAGCTACCCTCACTGCAGTTTATGTGGATCTCTTGCTTGGTAAGCAACAGGAAGCTCTAGCCAAGCTAAAAAGTTGTAGCCGTATTAGGTTCCTGCCCAGTGGAGTAACATTAAATAAATCTTCATGA
- the LOC131633251 gene encoding uncharacterized protein LOC131633251 isoform X3 — translation MESRESTTPSVPSTNNRDAPSAAAEVDDGLFSLAKDAAVHYQSGKFVECVEVMNQLLQKKPNDPKVLHNIAIAEFFRDGCSDPKKLLEVIYGIKRKYDELTLTSGDQGEPVNNVANKVAFGSKGSNNTDTIHPDEFESTAAALNIAIIWFHLHDYAKTVSVLEPLFQRIDPITDQSTALHICLLLLDASLACHDASKSADVLTYLEKLFSGGTASQGDYGNTAQQQSANLISKSAPVTISESAADPSSSDLGSSANTSENHLSRTLSEDGLDYEAMILDMGGQNLTRPTGPSSNVLSRALVDRFSSLDLKLKLQLYKVQFLILTRNLKIAKREVKLAMNIARGRDSSRALLLKSQLEYARGNHRKAIKLLMASSSNRTDTEFSSIFNNNLGCIYYQLGKYQTSSIFFSKALTNCSSLRKEQPIKLSTFSQDISLLIIYNCGMQHLACGKPILAARCFQKASLVFYKQPLLWLRLSECCLMALEKGLIKSCRVPSEKLEVGACVVGLEKWRQLVVKDQIPGNGHLESSRGNEHSPSEDGCLKLSMSLARQCLLNALHLLDSYSTNRLKSGLPSNSSVENDTSEVLPSKNSSRKNSHVIDSKAFSGSIGLGQVNSNGDTKEQKGGASQELFQNSLSYYEDVCRRDNQLVKQAVLANLAYVELELDNPVKALAAAKSLFELPECSRIYLFLGHVYAAEALCLLNRPKEAAEYLSYYLSGGNNVELPFSQEDCEKLQVERTVEFEEVNVGSTAAKGSLQDTQSIVFLKPEEARAAIYANFAVMSAMQGEFEKASMLVTQALSILPNSPEATLTAVYVDLLLGKQQEALAKLKSCSRIRFLPSGVTLNKSS, via the exons ATGGAATCTCGTGAATCAACAACACCTTCTGTTCCGTCAACCAACAACCGTGATGCTCCTTCTGCCGCCGCGGAAGTTGACGACGGCCTTTTCTCTCTCGCCAAAGACGCTGCTGTGCATTATCAATCTGGCAAGTTCGTTGAATGCGTCGAGGTTATGAATCAGCTCTTGCAAAAGAAACCTAACGATCCAAAG GTCCTTCATAATATAGCAATTGCAGAATTCTTCCGAGATGGTTGTTCAGATCCCAAAAAGTTGCTTGAAGTAATCTACGGCATCAAG AGAAAATACGACGAGCTTACCCTGACTTCTGGGGATCAAGGAGAGCCAGTTAACAACGTCGCAAATAAAGTTGCTTTTGGATCCAAAGGAAGCAATAATACTGACACAATACATCCAGATGAATTTGAATCTACTGCCGCAGCTCTAAATATT GCCATCATCTGGTTTCATCTTCATGACTATGCAAAGACGGTATCAGTTTTGGAGCCCCTATTTCAAAGGATTGACCCCATAACTGAC CAGTCAACAGCTCTACATATTTGTCTTCTGCTGCTTGATGCTAGCCTTGCTTGCCATGATGCATCAAAATCAGCT GATGTGTTGACTTATCTGGAGAAGCTATTTAGTGGTGGTACTGCGAGTCAAGGCGACTATGGAAATACAGCTCAGCAACAATCTGCAAATCTAATCTCTAAGTCTGCACCTGTCACCATTAGTGAATCTGCTGCTGATCCATCCAGTTCTGATTTAGGCTCAAGTGCTAATACATCTGAAAATCATCTATCCAGAACTTTGTCTGAAGATGGGCTTGATTATGAAGCCATGATTTTGGATATGGGTGGACAAAATTTAACTAGGCCAACGGGCCCGTCTTCAAATGTTCTTTCTAGAGCTTTGGTTGACaggttttcttctcttgatttaaAGCTCAAGTTGCAACTTTACAAAGTACAGTTTCTAATTCTTACTAGGAACCTGAAGATAGCAAAAAGAGAAGTCAAGCTGGCTATGAACATTGCACGTGGACGAGATTCATCCAGGGCTTTGCTTTTGAAATCTCAGCTTGAATATGCTCGTGGTAACCACCGCAAGGCCATAAAGCTATTGATGGCATCAAGTAGTAATAGGACGGACACAGAATTTTCAAGCATATTTAACAACAATCTTGGGTGCATTTATTATCAGCTTGGGAAATATCAGACGTCCTCAATTTTCTTCTCAAAAGCATTAACTAATTGTTCGTCCTTGAGAAAGGAGCAACCAATAAAGCTGAGCACTTTCTCGCAGGATATTTCTCTCCTTATAATTTATAATTGTGGTATGCAGCACTTGGCTTGTGGAAAGCCAATACTTGCAGCTCGATGTTTTCAGAAGGCAAGCTTAGTCTTCTACAAACAGCCTCTCTTGTGGCTCCGACTCTCAGAATGCTGTCTGATGGCTTTAGAAAAGGGCCTGATCAAATCATGTCGGGTTCCTTCAGAGAAGTTGGAGGTTGGAGCTTGCGTTGTTGGGTTGGAAAAATGGAGGCAACTTGTTGTGAAAGATCAAATTCCAGGTAATGGACACTTGGAATCATCCAGAGGGAATGAACATAGTCCAAGTGAAGATGGTTGTCTGAAGTTATCGATGTCCCTTGCTCGACAGTGTCTCTTGAATGCTCTTCACTTGCTAGACTCGTACAGTACAAATCGTTTGAAATCTGGCTTGCCCTCTAATTCTTCTGTGGAGAATGATACAAGTGAAGTGTTACCttcaaagaattcaagtcgtaAAAATTCGCATGTTATTGATTCAAAGGCATTTTCAGGATCAATAGGTTTAGGTCAGGTAAATTCTAATGGGGACACAAAAGAACAGAAGGGAGGAGCTAGTCAGGAACTCTTTCAGAACTCCCTATCGTATTATGAAGATGTCTGTAGAAGAGATAATCAATTGGTTAAGCAAGCTGTTCTTGCTAATTTAGCTTATGTGGAGCTAGAATTGGACAATCCTGTGAAGGCACTAGCAGCTGCAAAATCTCTCTTTGAACTTCCAGAATGTTCCAGAATTTACCTTTTTTTAGGCCATGTTTATGCGGCAGAGGCTCTTTGCTTACTGAACAGACCAAAGGAAGCTGCTGAGTACTTATCATATTATTTGTCTGGAGGAAACAATGTTGAATTGCCATTCAGCCAAGAGGACTGTGAGAAATTGCAAGTAGAGAGGACTGTTGAATTTGAAGAGGTAAATGTTGGATCCACTGCTGCCAAGGGTTCTCTTCAGGATACGCAAAGTATTGTTTTCCTCAAGCCAGAGGAGGCACGTGCAGCAATTTATGCAAACTTTGCTGTAATGTCTGCAATGCAAGGTGAATTTGAGAAAGCCAGTATGTTGGTTACCCAGGCATTGTCCATATTGCCCAACAGTCCAGAAGCTACCCTCACTGCAGTTTATGTGGATCTCTTGCTTGGTAAGCAACAGGAAGCTCTAGCCAAGCTAAAAAGTTGTAGCCGTATTAGGTTCCTGCCCAGTGGAGTAACATTAAATAAATCTTCATGA
- the LOC131633251 gene encoding uncharacterized protein LOC131633251 isoform X2, which translates to MESRESTTPSVPSTNNRDAPSAAAEVDDGLFSLAKDAAVHYQSGKFVECVEVMNQLLQKKPNDPKVLHNIAIAEFFRDGCSDPKKLLEVIYGIKFIQRKYDELTLTSGDQGEPVNNVANKVAFGSKGSNNTDTIHPDEFESTAAALNIAIIWFHLHDYAKTVSVLEPLFQRIDPITDSTALHICLLLLDASLACHDASKSADVLTYLEKLFSGGTASQGDYGNTAQQQSANLISKSAPVTISESAADPSSSDLGSSANTSENHLSRTLSEDGLDYEAMILDMGGQNLTRPTGPSSNVLSRALVDRFSSLDLKLKLQLYKVQFLILTRNLKIAKREVKLAMNIARGRDSSRALLLKSQLEYARGNHRKAIKLLMASSSNRTDTEFSSIFNNNLGCIYYQLGKYQTSSIFFSKALTNCSSLRKEQPIKLSTFSQDISLLIIYNCGMQHLACGKPILAARCFQKASLVFYKQPLLWLRLSECCLMALEKGLIKSCRVPSEKLEVGACVVGLEKWRQLVVKDQIPGNGHLESSRGNEHSPSEDGCLKLSMSLARQCLLNALHLLDSYSTNRLKSGLPSNSSVENDTSEVLPSKNSSRKNSHVIDSKAFSGSIGLGQVNSNGDTKEQKGGASQELFQNSLSYYEDVCRRDNQLVKQAVLANLAYVELELDNPVKALAAAKSLFELPECSRIYLFLGHVYAAEALCLLNRPKEAAEYLSYYLSGGNNVELPFSQEDCEKLQVERTVEFEEVNVGSTAAKGSLQDTQSIVFLKPEEARAAIYANFAVMSAMQGEFEKASMLVTQALSILPNSPEATLTAVYVDLLLGKQQEALAKLKSCSRIRFLPSGVTLNKSS; encoded by the exons ATGGAATCTCGTGAATCAACAACACCTTCTGTTCCGTCAACCAACAACCGTGATGCTCCTTCTGCCGCCGCGGAAGTTGACGACGGCCTTTTCTCTCTCGCCAAAGACGCTGCTGTGCATTATCAATCTGGCAAGTTCGTTGAATGCGTCGAGGTTATGAATCAGCTCTTGCAAAAGAAACCTAACGATCCAAAG GTCCTTCATAATATAGCAATTGCAGAATTCTTCCGAGATGGTTGTTCAGATCCCAAAAAGTTGCTTGAAGTAATCTACGGCATCAAG TTCATTCAGAGAAAATACGACGAGCTTACCCTGACTTCTGGGGATCAAGGAGAGCCAGTTAACAACGTCGCAAATAAAGTTGCTTTTGGATCCAAAGGAAGCAATAATACTGACACAATACATCCAGATGAATTTGAATCTACTGCCGCAGCTCTAAATATT GCCATCATCTGGTTTCATCTTCATGACTATGCAAAGACGGTATCAGTTTTGGAGCCCCTATTTCAAAGGATTGACCCCATAACTGAC TCAACAGCTCTACATATTTGTCTTCTGCTGCTTGATGCTAGCCTTGCTTGCCATGATGCATCAAAATCAGCT GATGTGTTGACTTATCTGGAGAAGCTATTTAGTGGTGGTACTGCGAGTCAAGGCGACTATGGAAATACAGCTCAGCAACAATCTGCAAATCTAATCTCTAAGTCTGCACCTGTCACCATTAGTGAATCTGCTGCTGATCCATCCAGTTCTGATTTAGGCTCAAGTGCTAATACATCTGAAAATCATCTATCCAGAACTTTGTCTGAAGATGGGCTTGATTATGAAGCCATGATTTTGGATATGGGTGGACAAAATTTAACTAGGCCAACGGGCCCGTCTTCAAATGTTCTTTCTAGAGCTTTGGTTGACaggttttcttctcttgatttaaAGCTCAAGTTGCAACTTTACAAAGTACAGTTTCTAATTCTTACTAGGAACCTGAAGATAGCAAAAAGAGAAGTCAAGCTGGCTATGAACATTGCACGTGGACGAGATTCATCCAGGGCTTTGCTTTTGAAATCTCAGCTTGAATATGCTCGTGGTAACCACCGCAAGGCCATAAAGCTATTGATGGCATCAAGTAGTAATAGGACGGACACAGAATTTTCAAGCATATTTAACAACAATCTTGGGTGCATTTATTATCAGCTTGGGAAATATCAGACGTCCTCAATTTTCTTCTCAAAAGCATTAACTAATTGTTCGTCCTTGAGAAAGGAGCAACCAATAAAGCTGAGCACTTTCTCGCAGGATATTTCTCTCCTTATAATTTATAATTGTGGTATGCAGCACTTGGCTTGTGGAAAGCCAATACTTGCAGCTCGATGTTTTCAGAAGGCAAGCTTAGTCTTCTACAAACAGCCTCTCTTGTGGCTCCGACTCTCAGAATGCTGTCTGATGGCTTTAGAAAAGGGCCTGATCAAATCATGTCGGGTTCCTTCAGAGAAGTTGGAGGTTGGAGCTTGCGTTGTTGGGTTGGAAAAATGGAGGCAACTTGTTGTGAAAGATCAAATTCCAGGTAATGGACACTTGGAATCATCCAGAGGGAATGAACATAGTCCAAGTGAAGATGGTTGTCTGAAGTTATCGATGTCCCTTGCTCGACAGTGTCTCTTGAATGCTCTTCACTTGCTAGACTCGTACAGTACAAATCGTTTGAAATCTGGCTTGCCCTCTAATTCTTCTGTGGAGAATGATACAAGTGAAGTGTTACCttcaaagaattcaagtcgtaAAAATTCGCATGTTATTGATTCAAAGGCATTTTCAGGATCAATAGGTTTAGGTCAGGTAAATTCTAATGGGGACACAAAAGAACAGAAGGGAGGAGCTAGTCAGGAACTCTTTCAGAACTCCCTATCGTATTATGAAGATGTCTGTAGAAGAGATAATCAATTGGTTAAGCAAGCTGTTCTTGCTAATTTAGCTTATGTGGAGCTAGAATTGGACAATCCTGTGAAGGCACTAGCAGCTGCAAAATCTCTCTTTGAACTTCCAGAATGTTCCAGAATTTACCTTTTTTTAGGCCATGTTTATGCGGCAGAGGCTCTTTGCTTACTGAACAGACCAAAGGAAGCTGCTGAGTACTTATCATATTATTTGTCTGGAGGAAACAATGTTGAATTGCCATTCAGCCAAGAGGACTGTGAGAAATTGCAAGTAGAGAGGACTGTTGAATTTGAAGAGGTAAATGTTGGATCCACTGCTGCCAAGGGTTCTCTTCAGGATACGCAAAGTATTGTTTTCCTCAAGCCAGAGGAGGCACGTGCAGCAATTTATGCAAACTTTGCTGTAATGTCTGCAATGCAAGGTGAATTTGAGAAAGCCAGTATGTTGGTTACCCAGGCATTGTCCATATTGCCCAACAGTCCAGAAGCTACCCTCACTGCAGTTTATGTGGATCTCTTGCTTGGTAAGCAACAGGAAGCTCTAGCCAAGCTAAAAAGTTGTAGCCGTATTAGGTTCCTGCCCAGTGGAGTAACATTAAATAAATCTTCATGA
- the LOC131633251 gene encoding uncharacterized protein LOC131633251 isoform X4, giving the protein MESRESTTPSVPSTNNRDAPSAAAEVDDGLFSLAKDAAVHYQSGKFVECVEVMNQLLQKKPNDPKVLHNIAIAEFFRDGCSDPKKLLEVIYGIKRKYDELTLTSGDQGEPVNNVANKVAFGSKGSNNTDTIHPDEFESTAAALNIAIIWFHLHDYAKTVSVLEPLFQRIDPITDSTALHICLLLLDASLACHDASKSADVLTYLEKLFSGGTASQGDYGNTAQQQSANLISKSAPVTISESAADPSSSDLGSSANTSENHLSRTLSEDGLDYEAMILDMGGQNLTRPTGPSSNVLSRALVDRFSSLDLKLKLQLYKVQFLILTRNLKIAKREVKLAMNIARGRDSSRALLLKSQLEYARGNHRKAIKLLMASSSNRTDTEFSSIFNNNLGCIYYQLGKYQTSSIFFSKALTNCSSLRKEQPIKLSTFSQDISLLIIYNCGMQHLACGKPILAARCFQKASLVFYKQPLLWLRLSECCLMALEKGLIKSCRVPSEKLEVGACVVGLEKWRQLVVKDQIPGNGHLESSRGNEHSPSEDGCLKLSMSLARQCLLNALHLLDSYSTNRLKSGLPSNSSVENDTSEVLPSKNSSRKNSHVIDSKAFSGSIGLGQVNSNGDTKEQKGGASQELFQNSLSYYEDVCRRDNQLVKQAVLANLAYVELELDNPVKALAAAKSLFELPECSRIYLFLGHVYAAEALCLLNRPKEAAEYLSYYLSGGNNVELPFSQEDCEKLQVERTVEFEEVNVGSTAAKGSLQDTQSIVFLKPEEARAAIYANFAVMSAMQGEFEKASMLVTQALSILPNSPEATLTAVYVDLLLGKQQEALAKLKSCSRIRFLPSGVTLNKSS; this is encoded by the exons ATGGAATCTCGTGAATCAACAACACCTTCTGTTCCGTCAACCAACAACCGTGATGCTCCTTCTGCCGCCGCGGAAGTTGACGACGGCCTTTTCTCTCTCGCCAAAGACGCTGCTGTGCATTATCAATCTGGCAAGTTCGTTGAATGCGTCGAGGTTATGAATCAGCTCTTGCAAAAGAAACCTAACGATCCAAAG GTCCTTCATAATATAGCAATTGCAGAATTCTTCCGAGATGGTTGTTCAGATCCCAAAAAGTTGCTTGAAGTAATCTACGGCATCAAG AGAAAATACGACGAGCTTACCCTGACTTCTGGGGATCAAGGAGAGCCAGTTAACAACGTCGCAAATAAAGTTGCTTTTGGATCCAAAGGAAGCAATAATACTGACACAATACATCCAGATGAATTTGAATCTACTGCCGCAGCTCTAAATATT GCCATCATCTGGTTTCATCTTCATGACTATGCAAAGACGGTATCAGTTTTGGAGCCCCTATTTCAAAGGATTGACCCCATAACTGAC TCAACAGCTCTACATATTTGTCTTCTGCTGCTTGATGCTAGCCTTGCTTGCCATGATGCATCAAAATCAGCT GATGTGTTGACTTATCTGGAGAAGCTATTTAGTGGTGGTACTGCGAGTCAAGGCGACTATGGAAATACAGCTCAGCAACAATCTGCAAATCTAATCTCTAAGTCTGCACCTGTCACCATTAGTGAATCTGCTGCTGATCCATCCAGTTCTGATTTAGGCTCAAGTGCTAATACATCTGAAAATCATCTATCCAGAACTTTGTCTGAAGATGGGCTTGATTATGAAGCCATGATTTTGGATATGGGTGGACAAAATTTAACTAGGCCAACGGGCCCGTCTTCAAATGTTCTTTCTAGAGCTTTGGTTGACaggttttcttctcttgatttaaAGCTCAAGTTGCAACTTTACAAAGTACAGTTTCTAATTCTTACTAGGAACCTGAAGATAGCAAAAAGAGAAGTCAAGCTGGCTATGAACATTGCACGTGGACGAGATTCATCCAGGGCTTTGCTTTTGAAATCTCAGCTTGAATATGCTCGTGGTAACCACCGCAAGGCCATAAAGCTATTGATGGCATCAAGTAGTAATAGGACGGACACAGAATTTTCAAGCATATTTAACAACAATCTTGGGTGCATTTATTATCAGCTTGGGAAATATCAGACGTCCTCAATTTTCTTCTCAAAAGCATTAACTAATTGTTCGTCCTTGAGAAAGGAGCAACCAATAAAGCTGAGCACTTTCTCGCAGGATATTTCTCTCCTTATAATTTATAATTGTGGTATGCAGCACTTGGCTTGTGGAAAGCCAATACTTGCAGCTCGATGTTTTCAGAAGGCAAGCTTAGTCTTCTACAAACAGCCTCTCTTGTGGCTCCGACTCTCAGAATGCTGTCTGATGGCTTTAGAAAAGGGCCTGATCAAATCATGTCGGGTTCCTTCAGAGAAGTTGGAGGTTGGAGCTTGCGTTGTTGGGTTGGAAAAATGGAGGCAACTTGTTGTGAAAGATCAAATTCCAGGTAATGGACACTTGGAATCATCCAGAGGGAATGAACATAGTCCAAGTGAAGATGGTTGTCTGAAGTTATCGATGTCCCTTGCTCGACAGTGTCTCTTGAATGCTCTTCACTTGCTAGACTCGTACAGTACAAATCGTTTGAAATCTGGCTTGCCCTCTAATTCTTCTGTGGAGAATGATACAAGTGAAGTGTTACCttcaaagaattcaagtcgtaAAAATTCGCATGTTATTGATTCAAAGGCATTTTCAGGATCAATAGGTTTAGGTCAGGTAAATTCTAATGGGGACACAAAAGAACAGAAGGGAGGAGCTAGTCAGGAACTCTTTCAGAACTCCCTATCGTATTATGAAGATGTCTGTAGAAGAGATAATCAATTGGTTAAGCAAGCTGTTCTTGCTAATTTAGCTTATGTGGAGCTAGAATTGGACAATCCTGTGAAGGCACTAGCAGCTGCAAAATCTCTCTTTGAACTTCCAGAATGTTCCAGAATTTACCTTTTTTTAGGCCATGTTTATGCGGCAGAGGCTCTTTGCTTACTGAACAGACCAAAGGAAGCTGCTGAGTACTTATCATATTATTTGTCTGGAGGAAACAATGTTGAATTGCCATTCAGCCAAGAGGACTGTGAGAAATTGCAAGTAGAGAGGACTGTTGAATTTGAAGAGGTAAATGTTGGATCCACTGCTGCCAAGGGTTCTCTTCAGGATACGCAAAGTATTGTTTTCCTCAAGCCAGAGGAGGCACGTGCAGCAATTTATGCAAACTTTGCTGTAATGTCTGCAATGCAAGGTGAATTTGAGAAAGCCAGTATGTTGGTTACCCAGGCATTGTCCATATTGCCCAACAGTCCAGAAGCTACCCTCACTGCAGTTTATGTGGATCTCTTGCTTGGTAAGCAACAGGAAGCTCTAGCCAAGCTAAAAAGTTGTAGCCGTATTAGGTTCCTGCCCAGTGGAGTAACATTAAATAAATCTTCATGA